In Dunckerocampus dactyliophorus isolate RoL2022-P2 chromosome 14, RoL_Ddac_1.1, whole genome shotgun sequence, one DNA window encodes the following:
- the LOC129194328 gene encoding PDZ domain-containing protein 7-like isoform X3, whose amino-acid sequence MADSSRPQAGWREMTNGGGHPHHVNSGGQAGGSHSSARYMLKRQQRHRRRSSSPMGRVILINAPVDGGDDSEDIHTVTVDKTLDGRLGFSVRGGSEHGLGVFVSKVEDDSSAAQAGLTVGDKLVEVNGVSLESITMSSAVKVLTGNNRLRMVVRRVGKIPGIRFSKEKTTWVDLIHRRMVVEEGGRTPSEASSDSALRRIVHLFTTSDDYCLGFNIRGGREFGLGIYVSKLDPGGLAEQHGIKMGDQILAANGVSFDDITHSNAVEVLKSHTHVMLTIREAGRYPAYKEMVAEYGWLDRLANGAPVSSSQGSDSHSSTSSLSSSTPLSSLSGLSQVLFPPVFGSDMVDVAISTEDRSRRPSAVQGTSDTAIQTETSPDVPSETSRRVGATVLLKDTVVHGMGEGPRETGGRTRTPSSGDREGVKHDGAKTKVLMALSRPRKPIMRSQSHMTVSGQPQTLRTGRGRRRDCKRRKAAQKKNPTSGAPKRLLVCFLGKMAKRRADPKVRPRLPCLDRGRKAKCCSYVPPSKGQRQRPSPPSDALHYVEDMSKKLLSQDEVAAVMRHCQRYLSEKAMEDLVRPLLAILDRPEKLLLLREIRMLIPPSDLGAFDSMVLPFELEAYKALKSPCVRSPALRSPRSGTPRRHLVTPVPDYRGGFLLQPVLTQDHPLVEDMEGLSLSGRGHMTPSRFFTPLLDVPVDTFSSSRSRSLSPSPILSSRPAESLHSTQRGGHQNGVGGGGGAPERGRSPVRRSSGRGEVRPDNWRKQEACTEVSVRVPSPRPTRTPLKDVFGGPPAVTANGLSQSGNRRATQEYDVSTLTIPKAKQSLGISVSGGMESRVQPAIKIEKIFPGGAASMNRALKAGYELLSVDGESLQGVTHQHAVDAIRRAFSNKAKDPMVLVVKTPKVLSRGTC is encoded by the exons atggctgactccTCTCGACCCCAAGCGGGCTGGAGGGAGATGACAAACGGAGGCGGGCACCCCCACCATGTCAACAGTGGAGGGCAGGCCGGGGGGTCCCACAGCAGCGCACGCTATATGTTGAAAAGACAGCAACGACACAGACGCAGGTCATCCTCACCCATGGGCAGGGTCATTCTTATCAATGCACCTGTTGATG GTGGAGATGACAGTGAAGACATCCACACAGTGACAGTAGACAAGACTCTGGATGGGCGTCTGGGTTTCAGCGTCCGAGGAGGTTCTGAACACGGACTGGGCGTCTTTGTCAGCAAGGTGGAGGACGACAGCTCTGCAG CACAGGCCGGACTCACCGTGGGAGACAAGCTGGTGGAGGTGAACGGCGTCAGCCTGGAGAGCATCACCATGAGCAGCGCCGTCAAGGTCCTGACGGGCAACAACAGGCTGAGGATGGTGGTGAGGCGCGTGGGCAAGATCCCAGGAATCCGCTTCTCCAAGGAGAAGACCACATG GGTGGATCTGATCCACAGAAGAATGGTGGTGGAGGAAGGGGGGCGCACGCCGTCAGAGGCCAGTTCGGACAGCGCCCTCCGCAGGATCGTGCATCTTTTCACTACATCAGACGACTACTGCCTGGGCTTCAACATCCGAGGAGGGCGAGAGTTCGGACTGGGCATTTATGTCTCAAA GTTGGACCCAGGTGGGCTGGCTGAGCAGCACGGCATCAAGATGGGGGATCAGATCCTCGCCGCCAACGGAGTTAGCTTTGATGACATCACACACAGCAACGCTGTGGAGGTCCTGAAGAGCCACACTCATGTCATGTTAACCATCAGG GAAGCTGGAAGATACCCTGCGTATAAGGAGATGGTGGCAGAGTACGGCTGGCTCGACAGAT TGGCCAACGGAGCACCAGTGTCTTCCTCCCAAGGCTCTGACTCCcattcctccacctcctccttgtcctccaGCACCCCCCTCAGCTCCCTCAGTGGTCTATCGCAGGTCCTCTTCCCGCCTGTCTTTGGTTCCGACATGGTGGACGTGGCCATCTCCACGGAGGACCGCTCCAGACGTCCAAGCGCCGTGCAGGGAACCTCAGACACGGCCATACAGACCGAGACGTCGCCAGACGTCCCTTCGGAAACCAGTCGGAGGGTCGGCGCCACTGTGCTGCTGAAGGACACGGTCGTACACGGGATGGGCGAGGGGCCGAGGGAGACGGGAGGACGCACGAGGACGCCGTCTTCCGGGGACCGAGAGGGGGTGAAACACGACGGTGCTAAGACCAAGGTCCTGATGGCCCTGAGTAGACCTCGGAAACCCATCATGCGATCCCAAAGTCACATGACTGTGTCAGGTCAGCCCCAAACACTG AGGACCggcagaggaagaagaagagactGCAAAAGGAGAAAAGCAGCCCAGAAGAAAAATCCAACCTCCGGCGCTCCAAAACGTTTGTTAGTCTGTTTTTTAGGAAAGATGGCAAAGAGAAGAGCAGATCCAAAGGTGAGGCCACGTCTCCCCTGCCTGGACCGCGGAAGGAAAGCTAAATGTTGTTCGTACGTTCCACCGTCCAAAGGACAAAGACAGCGGCCGTCACCCCCGTCAGACGCCCTGCATTACGTGGAGGACATGTCCAAGAAGCTGCTCAGCCAGGACGAGGTGGCTGCCGTCATGAGACATTGTCAACGC TATTTGTCTGAGAAGGCGATGGAGGATTTAGTGCGGCCCCTTCTGGCCATCTTGGACCGGCCCGAGAAGTTGCTGCTTCTCCGAGAAATAAG GATGCTGATTCCTCCCAGTGACTTGGGTGCTTTTGACAGCATGGTCTTGCCTTTTGAACTGGAGGCCTACAAAGCTCTCAAGAGTCCGTGTG tgCGTTCTCCAGCTCTCCGCTCCCCTCGCAGTGGGACCCCTCGACGCCACCTCGTCACCCCCGTCCCAG ACTACAGGGGGGGATTCCTCCTCCAGCCCGTCCTGACCCAGGACCATCCCTTGGTGGAGGACATGGAGGGCCTGAGTCTGTCGGGACGAGGTCACATGACCCCATCTCGGTTCTTCACCCCCCTGCTGGACGTACCCGTGGACACTTTCTCCTCGTCCCGTTCCCGCTCTCTTAGCCCCTCGCCCATCCTCAGCTCCCGCCCCGCAGAATCCCTGCACAGCACCCAGCGGGGGGGCCACCAGAACGGGGTCGGGGGAGGAGGCGGAGCCCCCGAGCGAGGGAGGTCACCTGTGAGGAGGAGCAGCGGGAGGGGGGAGGTGCGTCCAGACAACTGGAGGAAACAGGAAGCCTGCACTGAAGTCAGCGTACGTGTCCCCTCACCGCGGCCAACCAGGACACCCCTGAAGGATGTCTTTGGCGGCCCCCCCGCAGTCACAGCCAACGGACTCTCACAAAGCGGAAATAGGAGGGCCACTCAGGAGTACGACGTCTCCACGCTGACCATCCCCAAAGCCAAACAGTCGCTAG gcaTCAGTGTCTCTGGAGGGATGGAGTCCAGAGTCCAGCCGGCGATTAAGATTGAAAAGATCTTCCCTGGAGGAGCCGCTTCCATGAACCGTGCCCTGAAG GCCGGCTACGAGCTGCTGTCCGTGGACGGTGAGAGTCTGCAGGGCGTGACTCATCAGCACGCCGTCGACGCCATTCGCCGTGCGTTCAGCAACAAAGCCAAAGACCCCATGGTGCTGGTGGTCAAGACCCCCAAGGTTCTGTCCAGGGGGACCTGCTGA
- the LOC129194328 gene encoding PDZ domain-containing protein 7-like isoform X2, whose translation MADSSRPQAGWREMTNGGGHPHHVNSGGQAGGSHSSARYMLKRQQRHRRRSSSPMGRVILINAPVDGGDDSEDIHTVTVDKTLDGRLGFSVRGGSEHGLGVFVSKVEDDSSAAQAGLTVGDKLVEVNGVSLESITMSSAVKVLTGNNRLRMVVRRVGKIPGIRFSKEKTTWVDLIHRRMVVEEGGRTPSEASSDSALRRIVHLFTTSDDYCLGFNIRGGREFGLGIYVSKLDPGGLAEQHGIKMGDQILAANGVSFDDITHSNAVEVLKSHTHVMLTIREAGRYPAYKEMVAEYGWLDRLANGAPVSSSQGSDSHSSTSSLSSSTPLSSLSGLSQVLFPPVFGSDMVDVAISTEDRSRRPSAVQGTSDTAIQTETSPDVPSETSRRVGATVLLKDTVVHGMGEGPRETGGRTRTPSSGDREGVKHDGAKTKVLMALSRPRKPIMRSQSHMTVSEDRQRKKKRLQKEKSSPEEKSNLRRSKTFVSLFFRKDGKEKSRSKGQRQRPSPPSDALHYVEDMSKKLLSQDEVAAVMRHCQRYLSEKAMEDLVRPLLAILDRPEKLLLLREIRMLIPPSDLGAFDSMVLPFELEAYKALKSPCVRSPALRSPRSGTPRRHLVTPVPDYRGGFLLQPVLTQDHPLVEDMEGLSLSGRGHMTPSRFFTPLLDVPVDTFSSSRSRSLSPSPILSSRPAESLHSTQRGGHQNGVGGGGGAPERGRSPVRRSSGRGEVRPDNWRKQEACTEVSVRVPSPRPTRTPLKDVFGGPPAVTANGLSQSGNRRATQEYDVSTLTIPKAKQSLGISVSGGMESRVQPAIKIEKIFPGGAASMNRALKVSKRWKTLQLLLLLLLLLLLLLLLLLLFYIIIIIVLFGGCVLKTCRLHMASVKLTVYQNIYFLFNILHLIIFFYNICFNSKHGLIYLYCLI comes from the exons atggctgactccTCTCGACCCCAAGCGGGCTGGAGGGAGATGACAAACGGAGGCGGGCACCCCCACCATGTCAACAGTGGAGGGCAGGCCGGGGGGTCCCACAGCAGCGCACGCTATATGTTGAAAAGACAGCAACGACACAGACGCAGGTCATCCTCACCCATGGGCAGGGTCATTCTTATCAATGCACCTGTTGATG GTGGAGATGACAGTGAAGACATCCACACAGTGACAGTAGACAAGACTCTGGATGGGCGTCTGGGTTTCAGCGTCCGAGGAGGTTCTGAACACGGACTGGGCGTCTTTGTCAGCAAGGTGGAGGACGACAGCTCTGCAG CACAGGCCGGACTCACCGTGGGAGACAAGCTGGTGGAGGTGAACGGCGTCAGCCTGGAGAGCATCACCATGAGCAGCGCCGTCAAGGTCCTGACGGGCAACAACAGGCTGAGGATGGTGGTGAGGCGCGTGGGCAAGATCCCAGGAATCCGCTTCTCCAAGGAGAAGACCACATG GGTGGATCTGATCCACAGAAGAATGGTGGTGGAGGAAGGGGGGCGCACGCCGTCAGAGGCCAGTTCGGACAGCGCCCTCCGCAGGATCGTGCATCTTTTCACTACATCAGACGACTACTGCCTGGGCTTCAACATCCGAGGAGGGCGAGAGTTCGGACTGGGCATTTATGTCTCAAA GTTGGACCCAGGTGGGCTGGCTGAGCAGCACGGCATCAAGATGGGGGATCAGATCCTCGCCGCCAACGGAGTTAGCTTTGATGACATCACACACAGCAACGCTGTGGAGGTCCTGAAGAGCCACACTCATGTCATGTTAACCATCAGG GAAGCTGGAAGATACCCTGCGTATAAGGAGATGGTGGCAGAGTACGGCTGGCTCGACAGAT TGGCCAACGGAGCACCAGTGTCTTCCTCCCAAGGCTCTGACTCCcattcctccacctcctccttgtcctccaGCACCCCCCTCAGCTCCCTCAGTGGTCTATCGCAGGTCCTCTTCCCGCCTGTCTTTGGTTCCGACATGGTGGACGTGGCCATCTCCACGGAGGACCGCTCCAGACGTCCAAGCGCCGTGCAGGGAACCTCAGACACGGCCATACAGACCGAGACGTCGCCAGACGTCCCTTCGGAAACCAGTCGGAGGGTCGGCGCCACTGTGCTGCTGAAGGACACGGTCGTACACGGGATGGGCGAGGGGCCGAGGGAGACGGGAGGACGCACGAGGACGCCGTCTTCCGGGGACCGAGAGGGGGTGAAACACGACGGTGCTAAGACCAAGGTCCTGATGGCCCTGAGTAGACCTCGGAAACCCATCATGCGATCCCAAAGTCACATGACTGTGTCAG AGGACCggcagaggaagaagaagagactGCAAAAGGAGAAAAGCAGCCCAGAAGAAAAATCCAACCTCCGGCGCTCCAAAACGTTTGTTAGTCTGTTTTTTAGGAAAGATGGCAAAGAGAAGAGCAGATCCAAAG GACAAAGACAGCGGCCGTCACCCCCGTCAGACGCCCTGCATTACGTGGAGGACATGTCCAAGAAGCTGCTCAGCCAGGACGAGGTGGCTGCCGTCATGAGACATTGTCAACGC TATTTGTCTGAGAAGGCGATGGAGGATTTAGTGCGGCCCCTTCTGGCCATCTTGGACCGGCCCGAGAAGTTGCTGCTTCTCCGAGAAATAAG GATGCTGATTCCTCCCAGTGACTTGGGTGCTTTTGACAGCATGGTCTTGCCTTTTGAACTGGAGGCCTACAAAGCTCTCAAGAGTCCGTGTG tgCGTTCTCCAGCTCTCCGCTCCCCTCGCAGTGGGACCCCTCGACGCCACCTCGTCACCCCCGTCCCAG ACTACAGGGGGGGATTCCTCCTCCAGCCCGTCCTGACCCAGGACCATCCCTTGGTGGAGGACATGGAGGGCCTGAGTCTGTCGGGACGAGGTCACATGACCCCATCTCGGTTCTTCACCCCCCTGCTGGACGTACCCGTGGACACTTTCTCCTCGTCCCGTTCCCGCTCTCTTAGCCCCTCGCCCATCCTCAGCTCCCGCCCCGCAGAATCCCTGCACAGCACCCAGCGGGGGGGCCACCAGAACGGGGTCGGGGGAGGAGGCGGAGCCCCCGAGCGAGGGAGGTCACCTGTGAGGAGGAGCAGCGGGAGGGGGGAGGTGCGTCCAGACAACTGGAGGAAACAGGAAGCCTGCACTGAAGTCAGCGTACGTGTCCCCTCACCGCGGCCAACCAGGACACCCCTGAAGGATGTCTTTGGCGGCCCCCCCGCAGTCACAGCCAACGGACTCTCACAAAGCGGAAATAGGAGGGCCACTCAGGAGTACGACGTCTCCACGCTGACCATCCCCAAAGCCAAACAGTCGCTAG gcaTCAGTGTCTCTGGAGGGATGGAGTCCAGAGTCCAGCCGGCGATTAAGATTGAAAAGATCTTCCCTGGAGGAGCCGCTTCCATGAACCGTGCCCTGAAGGTCAGCAAACGCTGGAAAACGctgcaattattattattattattattattattattgttattattattattgttattattgttttatattattattattattgtattatttggaGGCTGTGTGCTAAAGACGTGCAGGCTgcacatggcatctgtaaagctgactgTTTAtcaaaatatctattttttatttaatattttacatttgattatattcttttacaatatttgttttaattctaaacatggtttgatttatttgtattgctTAATATGA
- the LOC129194328 gene encoding PDZ domain-containing protein 7-like isoform X1, which produces MADSSRPQAGWREMTNGGGHPHHVNSGGQAGGSHSSARYMLKRQQRHRRRSSSPMGRVILINAPVDGGDDSEDIHTVTVDKTLDGRLGFSVRGGSEHGLGVFVSKVEDDSSAAQAGLTVGDKLVEVNGVSLESITMSSAVKVLTGNNRLRMVVRRVGKIPGIRFSKEKTTWVDLIHRRMVVEEGGRTPSEASSDSALRRIVHLFTTSDDYCLGFNIRGGREFGLGIYVSKLDPGGLAEQHGIKMGDQILAANGVSFDDITHSNAVEVLKSHTHVMLTIREAGRYPAYKEMVAEYGWLDRLANGAPVSSSQGSDSHSSTSSLSSSTPLSSLSGLSQVLFPPVFGSDMVDVAISTEDRSRRPSAVQGTSDTAIQTETSPDVPSETSRRVGATVLLKDTVVHGMGEGPRETGGRTRTPSSGDREGVKHDGAKTKVLMALSRPRKPIMRSQSHMTVSGQPQTLRTGRGRRRDCKRRKAAQKKNPTSGAPKRLLVCFLGKMAKRRADPKVRPRLPCLDRGRKAKCCSYVPPSKGQRQRPSPPSDALHYVEDMSKKLLSQDEVAAVMRHCQRYLSEKAMEDLVRPLLAILDRPEKLLLLREIRMLIPPSDLGAFDSMVLPFELEAYKALKSPCVRSPALRSPRSGTPRRHLVTPVPDYRGGFLLQPVLTQDHPLVEDMEGLSLSGRGHMTPSRFFTPLLDVPVDTFSSSRSRSLSPSPILSSRPAESLHSTQRGGHQNGVGGGGGAPERGRSPVRRSSGRGEVRPDNWRKQEACTEVSVRVPSPRPTRTPLKDVFGGPPAVTANGLSQSGNRRATQEYDVSTLTIPKAKQSLGISVSGGMESRVQPAIKIEKIFPGGAASMNRALKVSKRWKTLQLLLLLLLLLLLLLLLLLLFYIIIIIVLFGGCVLKTCRLHMASVKLTVYQNIYFLFNILHLIIFFYNICFNSKHGLIYLYCLI; this is translated from the exons atggctgactccTCTCGACCCCAAGCGGGCTGGAGGGAGATGACAAACGGAGGCGGGCACCCCCACCATGTCAACAGTGGAGGGCAGGCCGGGGGGTCCCACAGCAGCGCACGCTATATGTTGAAAAGACAGCAACGACACAGACGCAGGTCATCCTCACCCATGGGCAGGGTCATTCTTATCAATGCACCTGTTGATG GTGGAGATGACAGTGAAGACATCCACACAGTGACAGTAGACAAGACTCTGGATGGGCGTCTGGGTTTCAGCGTCCGAGGAGGTTCTGAACACGGACTGGGCGTCTTTGTCAGCAAGGTGGAGGACGACAGCTCTGCAG CACAGGCCGGACTCACCGTGGGAGACAAGCTGGTGGAGGTGAACGGCGTCAGCCTGGAGAGCATCACCATGAGCAGCGCCGTCAAGGTCCTGACGGGCAACAACAGGCTGAGGATGGTGGTGAGGCGCGTGGGCAAGATCCCAGGAATCCGCTTCTCCAAGGAGAAGACCACATG GGTGGATCTGATCCACAGAAGAATGGTGGTGGAGGAAGGGGGGCGCACGCCGTCAGAGGCCAGTTCGGACAGCGCCCTCCGCAGGATCGTGCATCTTTTCACTACATCAGACGACTACTGCCTGGGCTTCAACATCCGAGGAGGGCGAGAGTTCGGACTGGGCATTTATGTCTCAAA GTTGGACCCAGGTGGGCTGGCTGAGCAGCACGGCATCAAGATGGGGGATCAGATCCTCGCCGCCAACGGAGTTAGCTTTGATGACATCACACACAGCAACGCTGTGGAGGTCCTGAAGAGCCACACTCATGTCATGTTAACCATCAGG GAAGCTGGAAGATACCCTGCGTATAAGGAGATGGTGGCAGAGTACGGCTGGCTCGACAGAT TGGCCAACGGAGCACCAGTGTCTTCCTCCCAAGGCTCTGACTCCcattcctccacctcctccttgtcctccaGCACCCCCCTCAGCTCCCTCAGTGGTCTATCGCAGGTCCTCTTCCCGCCTGTCTTTGGTTCCGACATGGTGGACGTGGCCATCTCCACGGAGGACCGCTCCAGACGTCCAAGCGCCGTGCAGGGAACCTCAGACACGGCCATACAGACCGAGACGTCGCCAGACGTCCCTTCGGAAACCAGTCGGAGGGTCGGCGCCACTGTGCTGCTGAAGGACACGGTCGTACACGGGATGGGCGAGGGGCCGAGGGAGACGGGAGGACGCACGAGGACGCCGTCTTCCGGGGACCGAGAGGGGGTGAAACACGACGGTGCTAAGACCAAGGTCCTGATGGCCCTGAGTAGACCTCGGAAACCCATCATGCGATCCCAAAGTCACATGACTGTGTCAGGTCAGCCCCAAACACTG AGGACCggcagaggaagaagaagagactGCAAAAGGAGAAAAGCAGCCCAGAAGAAAAATCCAACCTCCGGCGCTCCAAAACGTTTGTTAGTCTGTTTTTTAGGAAAGATGGCAAAGAGAAGAGCAGATCCAAAGGTGAGGCCACGTCTCCCCTGCCTGGACCGCGGAAGGAAAGCTAAATGTTGTTCGTACGTTCCACCGTCCAAAGGACAAAGACAGCGGCCGTCACCCCCGTCAGACGCCCTGCATTACGTGGAGGACATGTCCAAGAAGCTGCTCAGCCAGGACGAGGTGGCTGCCGTCATGAGACATTGTCAACGC TATTTGTCTGAGAAGGCGATGGAGGATTTAGTGCGGCCCCTTCTGGCCATCTTGGACCGGCCCGAGAAGTTGCTGCTTCTCCGAGAAATAAG GATGCTGATTCCTCCCAGTGACTTGGGTGCTTTTGACAGCATGGTCTTGCCTTTTGAACTGGAGGCCTACAAAGCTCTCAAGAGTCCGTGTG tgCGTTCTCCAGCTCTCCGCTCCCCTCGCAGTGGGACCCCTCGACGCCACCTCGTCACCCCCGTCCCAG ACTACAGGGGGGGATTCCTCCTCCAGCCCGTCCTGACCCAGGACCATCCCTTGGTGGAGGACATGGAGGGCCTGAGTCTGTCGGGACGAGGTCACATGACCCCATCTCGGTTCTTCACCCCCCTGCTGGACGTACCCGTGGACACTTTCTCCTCGTCCCGTTCCCGCTCTCTTAGCCCCTCGCCCATCCTCAGCTCCCGCCCCGCAGAATCCCTGCACAGCACCCAGCGGGGGGGCCACCAGAACGGGGTCGGGGGAGGAGGCGGAGCCCCCGAGCGAGGGAGGTCACCTGTGAGGAGGAGCAGCGGGAGGGGGGAGGTGCGTCCAGACAACTGGAGGAAACAGGAAGCCTGCACTGAAGTCAGCGTACGTGTCCCCTCACCGCGGCCAACCAGGACACCCCTGAAGGATGTCTTTGGCGGCCCCCCCGCAGTCACAGCCAACGGACTCTCACAAAGCGGAAATAGGAGGGCCACTCAGGAGTACGACGTCTCCACGCTGACCATCCCCAAAGCCAAACAGTCGCTAG gcaTCAGTGTCTCTGGAGGGATGGAGTCCAGAGTCCAGCCGGCGATTAAGATTGAAAAGATCTTCCCTGGAGGAGCCGCTTCCATGAACCGTGCCCTGAAGGTCAGCAAACGCTGGAAAACGctgcaattattattattattattattattattattgttattattattattgttattattgttttatattattattattattgtattatttggaGGCTGTGTGCTAAAGACGTGCAGGCTgcacatggcatctgtaaagctgactgTTTAtcaaaatatctattttttatttaatattttacatttgattatattcttttacaatatttgttttaattctaaacatggtttgatttatttgtattgctTAATATGA
- the LOC129194328 gene encoding PDZ domain-containing protein 7-like isoform X4 produces the protein MGVWVSASEEVLNTDWASLSARWRTTALQAGLTVGDKLVEVNGVSLESITMSSAVKVLTGNNRLRMVVRRVGKIPGIRFSKEKTTWVDLIHRRMVVEEGGRTPSEASSDSALRRIVHLFTTSDDYCLGFNIRGGREFGLGIYVSKLDPGGLAEQHGIKMGDQILAANGVSFDDITHSNAVEVLKSHTHVMLTIREAGRYPAYKEMVAEYGWLDRLANGAPVSSSQGSDSHSSTSSLSSSTPLSSLSGLSQVLFPPVFGSDMVDVAISTEDRSRRPSAVQGTSDTAIQTETSPDVPSETSRRVGATVLLKDTVVHGMGEGPRETGGRTRTPSSGDREGVKHDGAKTKVLMALSRPRKPIMRSQSHMTVSGQPQTLRTGRGRRRDCKRRKAAQKKNPTSGAPKRLLVCFLGKMAKRRADPKVRPRLPCLDRGRKAKCCSYVPPSKGQRQRPSPPSDALHYVEDMSKKLLSQDEVAAVMRHCQRYLSEKAMEDLVRPLLAILDRPEKLLLLREIRMLIPPSDLGAFDSMVLPFELEAYKALKSPCVRSPALRSPRSGTPRRHLVTPVPDYRGGFLLQPVLTQDHPLVEDMEGLSLSGRGHMTPSRFFTPLLDVPVDTFSSSRSRSLSPSPILSSRPAESLHSTQRGGHQNGVGGGGGAPERGRSPVRRSSGRGEVRPDNWRKQEACTEVSVRVPSPRPTRTPLKDVFGGPPAVTANGLSQSGNRRATQEYDVSTLTIPKAKQSLGISVSGGMESRVQPAIKIEKIFPGGAASMNRALKVSKRWKTLQLLLLLLLLLLLLLLLLLLFYIIIIIVLFGGCVLKTCRLHMASVKLTVYQNIYFLFNILHLIIFFYNICFNSKHGLIYLYCLI, from the exons ATGGGCGTCTGGGTTTCAGCGTCCGAGGAGGTTCTGAACACGGACTGGGCGTCTTTGTCAGCAAGGTGGAGGACGACAGCTCTGCAG GCCGGACTCACCGTGGGAGACAAGCTGGTGGAGGTGAACGGCGTCAGCCTGGAGAGCATCACCATGAGCAGCGCCGTCAAGGTCCTGACGGGCAACAACAGGCTGAGGATGGTGGTGAGGCGCGTGGGCAAGATCCCAGGAATCCGCTTCTCCAAGGAGAAGACCACATG GGTGGATCTGATCCACAGAAGAATGGTGGTGGAGGAAGGGGGGCGCACGCCGTCAGAGGCCAGTTCGGACAGCGCCCTCCGCAGGATCGTGCATCTTTTCACTACATCAGACGACTACTGCCTGGGCTTCAACATCCGAGGAGGGCGAGAGTTCGGACTGGGCATTTATGTCTCAAA GTTGGACCCAGGTGGGCTGGCTGAGCAGCACGGCATCAAGATGGGGGATCAGATCCTCGCCGCCAACGGAGTTAGCTTTGATGACATCACACACAGCAACGCTGTGGAGGTCCTGAAGAGCCACACTCATGTCATGTTAACCATCAGG GAAGCTGGAAGATACCCTGCGTATAAGGAGATGGTGGCAGAGTACGGCTGGCTCGACAGAT TGGCCAACGGAGCACCAGTGTCTTCCTCCCAAGGCTCTGACTCCcattcctccacctcctccttgtcctccaGCACCCCCCTCAGCTCCCTCAGTGGTCTATCGCAGGTCCTCTTCCCGCCTGTCTTTGGTTCCGACATGGTGGACGTGGCCATCTCCACGGAGGACCGCTCCAGACGTCCAAGCGCCGTGCAGGGAACCTCAGACACGGCCATACAGACCGAGACGTCGCCAGACGTCCCTTCGGAAACCAGTCGGAGGGTCGGCGCCACTGTGCTGCTGAAGGACACGGTCGTACACGGGATGGGCGAGGGGCCGAGGGAGACGGGAGGACGCACGAGGACGCCGTCTTCCGGGGACCGAGAGGGGGTGAAACACGACGGTGCTAAGACCAAGGTCCTGATGGCCCTGAGTAGACCTCGGAAACCCATCATGCGATCCCAAAGTCACATGACTGTGTCAGGTCAGCCCCAAACACTG AGGACCggcagaggaagaagaagagactGCAAAAGGAGAAAAGCAGCCCAGAAGAAAAATCCAACCTCCGGCGCTCCAAAACGTTTGTTAGTCTGTTTTTTAGGAAAGATGGCAAAGAGAAGAGCAGATCCAAAGGTGAGGCCACGTCTCCCCTGCCTGGACCGCGGAAGGAAAGCTAAATGTTGTTCGTACGTTCCACCGTCCAAAGGACAAAGACAGCGGCCGTCACCCCCGTCAGACGCCCTGCATTACGTGGAGGACATGTCCAAGAAGCTGCTCAGCCAGGACGAGGTGGCTGCCGTCATGAGACATTGTCAACGC TATTTGTCTGAGAAGGCGATGGAGGATTTAGTGCGGCCCCTTCTGGCCATCTTGGACCGGCCCGAGAAGTTGCTGCTTCTCCGAGAAATAAG GATGCTGATTCCTCCCAGTGACTTGGGTGCTTTTGACAGCATGGTCTTGCCTTTTGAACTGGAGGCCTACAAAGCTCTCAAGAGTCCGTGTG tgCGTTCTCCAGCTCTCCGCTCCCCTCGCAGTGGGACCCCTCGACGCCACCTCGTCACCCCCGTCCCAG ACTACAGGGGGGGATTCCTCCTCCAGCCCGTCCTGACCCAGGACCATCCCTTGGTGGAGGACATGGAGGGCCTGAGTCTGTCGGGACGAGGTCACATGACCCCATCTCGGTTCTTCACCCCCCTGCTGGACGTACCCGTGGACACTTTCTCCTCGTCCCGTTCCCGCTCTCTTAGCCCCTCGCCCATCCTCAGCTCCCGCCCCGCAGAATCCCTGCACAGCACCCAGCGGGGGGGCCACCAGAACGGGGTCGGGGGAGGAGGCGGAGCCCCCGAGCGAGGGAGGTCACCTGTGAGGAGGAGCAGCGGGAGGGGGGAGGTGCGTCCAGACAACTGGAGGAAACAGGAAGCCTGCACTGAAGTCAGCGTACGTGTCCCCTCACCGCGGCCAACCAGGACACCCCTGAAGGATGTCTTTGGCGGCCCCCCCGCAGTCACAGCCAACGGACTCTCACAAAGCGGAAATAGGAGGGCCACTCAGGAGTACGACGTCTCCACGCTGACCATCCCCAAAGCCAAACAGTCGCTAG gcaTCAGTGTCTCTGGAGGGATGGAGTCCAGAGTCCAGCCGGCGATTAAGATTGAAAAGATCTTCCCTGGAGGAGCCGCTTCCATGAACCGTGCCCTGAAGGTCAGCAAACGCTGGAAAACGctgcaattattattattattattattattattattgttattattattattgttattattgttttatattattattattattgtattatttggaGGCTGTGTGCTAAAGACGTGCAGGCTgcacatggcatctgtaaagctgactgTTTAtcaaaatatctattttttatttaatattttacatttgattatattcttttacaatatttgttttaattctaaacatggtttgatttatttgtattgctTAATATGA